A window from Plectropomus leopardus isolate mb chromosome 3, YSFRI_Pleo_2.0, whole genome shotgun sequence encodes these proteins:
- the henmt1 gene encoding small RNA 2'-O-methyltransferase isoform X1, translating into MEPMFSPPLHRQRHQFVIDFVEKNKPKKVVDLGCSECGLLQKLKFHREIELLVGVDIDGAKVQKKMHGLSPISTDYLQPSYDQLRVELYQGSVTQKDARLKGFDLVTNIELIEHLTLPDVECFSQVVFGYMTPVAVIVSTPNSEFNPLFPGLAGFRHSDHKFEWTRAEFKSWALKVCLDYGYEVEFTGVGQAPPGLQEAVGFCSQIGVFHRLRGREGCNVLIGADAEDVFSYTLLYSVNYPSLHDNNILRRVLVCEVLYWAENLKKRWMEEKTGESDGTYTLYQAAGEGEECLRALEVTQTACGAVMNTPVEQRGGGVSEHQEAEDQQVFWRKSQGLQETCKVRRCVSVPLAVLWSCCPKVSALSGNLNNLRHFLMEDPKVKLSQDGSAVLLYDQEQDLEEEEEDHNDLEDSGYAEASRCSHNVEPEEDWEANV; encoded by the exons atGGAGCCGATGTTCAGCCCTCCGCTTCACAGGCAGAGACATCAATTTGTGATCGATTTTGTCGAGAAGAACAAACCCAAAAAG gtgGTGGACCTGGGGTGCAGTGAGTGCGGACTTCTCCAAAAACTCAAATTTCACCGTGAAATTGAACTCCTGGTTGGAGTGGACATCGATGGAgccaaagtccaaaaaaagat GCATGGATTAAGTCCTATATCAACTGACTATCTGCAGCCAAGTTATGATCAGCTACGGGTTGAGCTGTACCAGGGCTCTGTCACACAAAAGGACGCTCGCCTCAAAGGATTCGATTTGGTGACCAACATAGAACT CATAGAGCACCTCACTCTTCCCGATGTGGAGTGCTTTTCCCAGGTGGTTTTTGGTTACATGACCCCAGTGGCGGTAATCGTCAGCACCCCGAACTCTGAGTTCAACCCACTATTCCCTGGACTGGCAGGTTTCAGGCACAGCGACCACAAGTTTGAGTGGACCAGAGCAGAATTCAAGTCCTG GGCTCTGAAGGTGTGTTTGGACTATGGTTACGAGGTGGAGTTCACTGGTGTTGGACAGGCACCACCAGGCCTGCAGGAGGCTGTCGGCTTCTGCTCCCAGATTGGTGTGTTTCACCGgctgagggggagagagggcTGCAATGTGTTGATTGGTGCGGATGCTGAGGATGTGTTTTCATACACTTTG CTCTATAGTGTAAACTACCCCAGCCTACATGACAACAACATCCTGCGGAGGGTCCTGGTGTGCGAGGTGCTTTACTGGGCAGAAAATCTAAAGAAAAGATGGATGGAGGAGAAGACTGGCGAGAGCGATGGCACTTACACACTGTACCAGGCTGCGGGCGAAGGGGAGGAATGTCTCAGGGCGTTGGAAGTGACACAGACGG CATGTGGAGCTGTGATGAACACTCCAGTGGAGCAGCGGGGCGGAGGTGTGTCAGAGCATCAGGAAGCAGAGGATCAACAGGTGTTCTGGAGAAAAAGCCAAGGACTACAGGAGACATGCAAAGTGCGCAG gtgtgtgtctgtaccCCTGGCTGTGCTGTGGTCCTGCTGCCCTAAAGTCAGTGCCCTGAGTGGAAATCTTAATAATCTCAGACATTTCCTGATGGAGGACCCTAAAGTCAAACTGAGCCAGGACGGCTCTGCTGTTCTCTTATATGACCAGGAACAAG
- the LOC121963036 gene encoding trace amine-associated receptor 13c-like, which yields MVETSEASDLCVLPLNASCRSMSVTPQAALINTLLYCITLLTVTLNLLVVISISHFRQLHTPTNLILLSLAVSDLFVGLAVMPAAVSLQSCGSFSKITCALSPLLSFTLTSASVGSMVFISVDRYVAICDPLRYSSLITLSRVKICVSLSWSCSIIYSAVILKDHFLQIDMSNSCYQECVVVINHIAGAVDLIMTFFGPLAVIVVLYTRVFVVAVSQARAMWSKSTAIQSNTVTVKKSELRAAGTLGITLVVFILCLCPYYIPSIIGQENVSSKAQLWLYFCNSTFNPLIYAFFYPWFRKSVRVIVSLQILQPGSRRAKIM from the exons ATGGTGGAGACATCAGAagcctctgacctctgtgtccTTCCCCTGAATGCCTCCTGCAGGTCAATGTCTGTTACTCCCCAGGCAGCGCTCATCAACACACTGCTGTACTGCATCACTCTGCTCACTGTGACACTCAACTTGTTGGTCGTCATCTCTATCTCCCATTTCAG GCAGCTCCACACCCCCACCAATCTCATCCTCCTCTCACTGGCTGTGTCTGACTTGTTTGTGGGCCTCGCAGTGATGCCAGCTGCTGTCAGCCTGCAGTCTTGTGGGTCCTTTAGTAAAATCACATGTGCTTTGTCCCCCCTGCTGAGTTTCACCCTCACCTCTGCCTCTGTTGGGAGTATGGTGTTCATATCAGTAGACCGCTACGTGGCTATTTGTGACCCTCTGCGCTATTCTTCCTTGATAACACTGAGCAGAGTTAAaatctgtgtgtctctgagtTGGTCATGCTCCATTATCTACAGCGCTGTAATACTGAAAGATCACTTTTTACAAATAGACATGTCTAATTCCTGCTATCAAGAATGTGTTGTTGTCATAAATCACATAGCAGGGGCAGTAGACTTGattatgaccttttttggccCTCTTGCTGTGATTGTAGTTCTCTATACAAGAGTGTTTGTGGTGGCTGTGTCACAGGCACGCGCCATGTGGTCTAAAAGTACAGCTATCCAATCAAACACTGTGACTGTAAAGAAATCGGAGCTGAGGGCTGCTGGAACTCTTGGTATTACTCTTGTTGTGTTTATACTTTGTCTCTGTCCATATTACATTCCTTCTATAATAGGACAGGAGAACGTAAGTAGCAAAGCTCAACTCTGGCTGTACTTTTGTAACTCCACTTTTAATCCTCTGATCTATGCCTTTTTCTACCCCTGGTTTAGAAAATCGGTTAGAGTCATTGTCAGCCTTCAGATACTGCAGCCTGGTTCCCGTAGGGCCAAGATCATGTGA
- the henmt1 gene encoding small RNA 2'-O-methyltransferase isoform X2 — translation MEPMFSPPLHRQRHQFVIDFVEKNKPKKVVDLGCSECGLLQKLKFHREIELLVGVDIDGAKVQKKMHGLSPISTDYLQPSYDQLRVELYQGSVTQKDARLKGFDLVTNIELIEHLTLPDVECFSQVVFGYMTPVAVIVSTPNSEFNPLFPGLAGFRHSDHKFEWTRAEFKSWALKVCLDYGYEVEFTGVGQAPPGLQEAVGFCSQIGVFHRLRGREGCNVLIGADAEDVFSYTLLYSVNYPSLHDNNILRRVLVCEVLYWAENLKKRWMEEKTGESDGTYTLYQAAGEGEECLRALEVTQTAACGAVMNTPVEQRGGGVSEHQEAEDQQVFWRKSQGLQETCKVRRCVSVPLAVLWSCCPKVSALSGNLNNLRHFLMEDPKVKLSQDGSAVLLYDQEQDLEEEEEDHNDLEDSGYAEASRCSHNVEPEEDWEANV, via the exons atGGAGCCGATGTTCAGCCCTCCGCTTCACAGGCAGAGACATCAATTTGTGATCGATTTTGTCGAGAAGAACAAACCCAAAAAG gtgGTGGACCTGGGGTGCAGTGAGTGCGGACTTCTCCAAAAACTCAAATTTCACCGTGAAATTGAACTCCTGGTTGGAGTGGACATCGATGGAgccaaagtccaaaaaaagat GCATGGATTAAGTCCTATATCAACTGACTATCTGCAGCCAAGTTATGATCAGCTACGGGTTGAGCTGTACCAGGGCTCTGTCACACAAAAGGACGCTCGCCTCAAAGGATTCGATTTGGTGACCAACATAGAACT CATAGAGCACCTCACTCTTCCCGATGTGGAGTGCTTTTCCCAGGTGGTTTTTGGTTACATGACCCCAGTGGCGGTAATCGTCAGCACCCCGAACTCTGAGTTCAACCCACTATTCCCTGGACTGGCAGGTTTCAGGCACAGCGACCACAAGTTTGAGTGGACCAGAGCAGAATTCAAGTCCTG GGCTCTGAAGGTGTGTTTGGACTATGGTTACGAGGTGGAGTTCACTGGTGTTGGACAGGCACCACCAGGCCTGCAGGAGGCTGTCGGCTTCTGCTCCCAGATTGGTGTGTTTCACCGgctgagggggagagagggcTGCAATGTGTTGATTGGTGCGGATGCTGAGGATGTGTTTTCATACACTTTG CTCTATAGTGTAAACTACCCCAGCCTACATGACAACAACATCCTGCGGAGGGTCCTGGTGTGCGAGGTGCTTTACTGGGCAGAAAATCTAAAGAAAAGATGGATGGAGGAGAAGACTGGCGAGAGCGATGGCACTTACACACTGTACCAGGCTGCGGGCGAAGGGGAGGAATGTCTCAGGGCGTTGGAAGTGACACAGACGG CAGCATGTGGAGCTGTGATGAACACTCCAGTGGAGCAGCGGGGCGGAGGTGTGTCAGAGCATCAGGAAGCAGAGGATCAACAGGTGTTCTGGAGAAAAAGCCAAGGACTACAGGAGACATGCAAAGTGCGCAG gtgtgtgtctgtaccCCTGGCTGTGCTGTGGTCCTGCTGCCCTAAAGTCAGTGCCCTGAGTGGAAATCTTAATAATCTCAGACATTTCCTGATGGAGGACCCTAAAGTCAAACTGAGCCAGGACGGCTCTGCTGTTCTCTTATATGACCAGGAACAAG